One genomic region from Lineus longissimus chromosome 6, tnLinLong1.2, whole genome shotgun sequence encodes:
- the LOC135489238 gene encoding uncharacterized protein LOC135489238, whose protein sequence is MYSHRMTTSSGGSDPFFHRSGGSPSQPNIQGKEWKTEVDVKGFRTEDIKLSVDGNSISIHCVRDEDGSRRETRRQLQVPDGTDTSRLESEVNNSGTLVLKAPYETPKGNSNNNDPFTSFGGFSKMSGGMQSRMRGFDDKNDGKDFLTKVALPNFQVSEIQISAGGGRIIVKAHSKHGISTRMVDRSFDIPAKVNMAALAAILTEDGTVFIGAPIPDSIKGKAVEITKE, encoded by the coding sequence ATGTATTCCCATCGTATGACGACCAGTTCGGGTGGATCCGACCCGTTCTTCCACAGGTCCGGAGGCTCACCCAGTCAGCCCAATATCCAAGGCAAAGAATGGAAGACCGAGGTGGACGTGAAAGGTTTCCGAACCGAGGACATCAAGCTGTCTGTTGATGGTAACAGCATCAGCATTCATTGCGTTCGTGATGAAGATGGAAGCAGACGAGAGACGCGCCGTCAGCTCCAGGTCCCGGATGGCACAGATACATCCAGATTGGAGTCTGAGGTAAACAATTCGGGGACGCTGGTACTCAAGGCTCCATATGAAACACCAAAGGGGAACAGCAACAACAACGACCCGTTCACATCGTTTGGTGGTTTTTCCAAAATGTCCGGCGGAATGCAGTCCAGGATGCGTGGCTTTGACGATAAAAATGATGGGAAGGATTTCCTAACGAAAGTTGCACTTCCTAACTTCCAGGTCAGTGAGATTCAGATAAGTGCCGGCGGTGGACGAATCATAGTTAAGGCACACTCAAAACACGGTATTAGCACCCGGATGGTCGATCGGTCATTTGACATTCCGGCGAAGGTTAACATGGCCGccctggcagccattttgactGAGGATGGCACCGTATTCATCGGCGCTCCCATACCGGATAGTATCAAGGGAAAGGCGGTTGAGATAACGAAGGAATAA